The Microlunatus antarcticus genome window below encodes:
- the priA gene encoding bifunctional 1-(5-phosphoribosyl)-5-((5-phosphoribosylamino)methylideneamino)imidazole-4-carboxamide isomerase/phosphoribosylanthranilate isomerase PriA, which yields MLPRADRAGSDRLVLLPAVDVAGGQAVQLVQGVAGSEKVFGDPMAAAQRWVDEGAEWIHLVDLDAAFGRGSNAAVLAPIVAAVKAAGVQVELSGGIRDDASLERALGTGCARVNIGTAALESPEWCERIIGAHGEQIAIGLDVRGTRLAARGWTREGGELDETLARLDAAGCARFVVTDVASDGMLSGPNLDLLAHVCARTDAPVVASGGISSLDDVAALSGLVGSGVEGAIIGTALYVGSFTLPEALAVTRWSSDRPRQDTAPEVRA from the coding sequence GTGCTCCCGCGTGCCGATCGTGCCGGTTCCGACCGCCTGGTCCTGCTGCCCGCCGTCGACGTGGCGGGCGGCCAGGCCGTCCAGCTCGTGCAGGGTGTCGCCGGGTCCGAGAAGGTGTTCGGCGACCCGATGGCCGCCGCCCAGCGGTGGGTCGACGAGGGCGCGGAGTGGATCCACCTGGTCGACCTCGACGCCGCCTTCGGGCGGGGGAGCAACGCCGCCGTCCTCGCACCGATCGTGGCCGCGGTGAAGGCGGCCGGCGTGCAGGTCGAGCTGTCGGGCGGGATCCGCGACGACGCCAGCCTGGAACGCGCGCTCGGCACCGGCTGCGCCCGGGTGAACATCGGCACAGCGGCTCTCGAGTCGCCGGAGTGGTGCGAGCGGATCATCGGCGCCCACGGTGAGCAGATCGCCATCGGCCTCGACGTGCGCGGCACCCGTCTCGCGGCCCGCGGGTGGACGCGCGAGGGCGGCGAGCTGGACGAGACGCTCGCGCGGCTCGACGCCGCCGGCTGCGCGCGCTTCGTGGTCACCGACGTGGCCAGCGACGGCATGCTCTCCGGGCCCAACCTCGACCTGCTCGCCCACGTGTGCGCGCGCACGGACGCGCCGGTGGTGGCCAGCGGCGGCATCAGCAGCCTCGACGACGTCGCCGCGCTGTCGGGTCTCGTCGGCTCCGGCGTGGAGGGCGCGATCATCGGGACCGCGCTCTACGTCGGCAGCTTCACCCTGCCCGAGGCGCTGGCGGTGACCCGGTGGTCGTCCGACCGGCCGCGCCAGGACACGGCCCCGGAGGTCCGCGCGTGA